The Populus nigra chromosome 4, ddPopNigr1.1, whole genome shotgun sequence genome contains the following window.
ACCCTCTCTTCTTGTGTGCGCAACTCTCGCAATTGcttctgtttgtttttctttactttctcAAGGATTGGTTTCAGTGTTAAATGGGAAAAATGTATTCACTTCATATATACAttgttgtatgttttttttctataattaatcaaatcaaccaAAATTGTGTATTGCAGCAAGAACGTGACAGTAAGCCTGCTGGTTCAAGAAGATCATCAGCTAATATGACTCCATCAAAAACTTTGTTTGTCATTAATTTTGATCCAATTCATACCCGAACTAGGGATCTGGAGAGGCACTTTGATCCTTATGGAAAAATATTGAGCACAAGGATTAGGAGGAATTTTGCATTCGTTCAGTATGAGTTACAGGAAGATGCTACTAAGGCATTGGAAGCAACTAATATGAggttgattttttcttgataaattttctAGCTGCTTGCTGTCTCATTTAGTAGCCTCATTCAAACTTTGTCTTAGTAATTATCAATAACAGATGTGATTAAGTTGCTGTGTTAGTGGTTTTGCTTTCTtggttaaaacaaaataatctaaCCAAGTTTAATATGCTTCAGTGAAATAACTTATTGTTCAATGTGTGAGACAGTCCAAAGAAACCCATTAAGTGACCATATGAAAGGTTTTCATTGATAAGTGTTTCCAAACTCCCATTGGCATTTTCACTTTTGCCACTTTCgaaagtttttttcaaaaacttgtgCTTATTTTAGTGCTTTCTATTTTGATATTGTGTTGCAGCAAGTTGATGGACCGGGTCATTTCAGTGGAATATGCTGCTCGAGATGATGATGAAAGAAGGAACGGGTACAGTCCTGAGAGAAGAGGCCGTGACAGATCTCCTGACAGAAATTATAATCGCGAACGATCCCCAAGTCCATATCGTAGAGATAGGGGTAGCCCAGACTACGGCCATGG
Protein-coding sequences here:
- the LOC133691153 gene encoding serine/arginine-rich splicing factor RS40-like isoform X2; the protein is MEDERDAEDAIRRLDQTEFGRKGRRLRVEWTKQERDSKPAGSRRSSANMTPSKTLFVINFDPIHTRTRDLERHFDPYGKILSTRIRRNFAFVQYELQEDATKALEATNMSKLMDRVISVEYAARDDDERRNGYSPERRGRDRSPDRNYNRERSPSPYRRDRGSPDYGHGQNTNARPQRGNHTYDKAEGPENERYRSRSPPSRERSRS
- the LOC133691153 gene encoding serine/arginine-rich splicing factor RS41-like isoform X1 → MRAIFCGNLDYDARQSDVERLFRRYGRIDRVDMKSGFAFVYMEDERDAEDAIRRLDQTEFGRKGRRLRVEWTKQERDSKPAGSRRSSANMTPSKTLFVINFDPIHTRTRDLERHFDPYGKILSTRIRRNFAFVQYELQEDATKALEATNMSKLMDRVISVEYAARDDDERRNGYSPERRGRDRSPDRNYNRERSPSPYRRDRGSPDYGHGQNTNARPQRGNHTYDKAEGPENERYRSRSPPSRERSRS